A stretch of the Corylus avellana chromosome ca6, CavTom2PMs-1.0 genome encodes the following:
- the LOC132184144 gene encoding proteasome subunit beta type-3-A has translation MSIFEYNGSALIAMVGKNCFAIASDRRLGVQLQTIATDFQRIYKIHDRLFVGLSGLATDAQTLYQRLVFRHKLYQLREERDMKPDTFANLVSAILYEKRFGPYLTQPVIAGLGDEDKPFICTMDSIGAKELAKDFVVAGTASESLYGACESMFKPDMESEELFETVSQALLSSVDRDCLSGWGGHVYIVTPTEITERILKGRMD, from the exons ATGTCT ATTTTCGAGTACAATGGATCGGCTTTGATTGCGATGGTGGGGAAGAACTGCTTCGCCATCGCCAGCGATCGTAGGCTCGGAGTTCAGCTCCAGACAATCGCTACCGATTTCCAAAGGATCTACAAGATTCACGATCGCCTCTTTGTCGGCCTCTCCGGCCTAGCCACCGACGCTCAGACTCT GTATCAACGGCTTGTGTTCCGGCACAAGCTGTATCAGCTTCGTGAAGAGAGGGACATGAAGCCTGATACATTTGCAAATCTAGTCTCTGCTATTCTTTATGAGAAAAG GTTTGGTCCATACTTAACTCAGCCTGTAATTGCTGGATTGGGAGATGAAGACAAGCCATTCATTTGCACCATGGATTCAATTGGAGCCaa GGAGCTAGCAAAAGATTTTGTTGTTGCTGGCACTGCATCAGAGTCACTCTATGGTGCTTGTGAGTCGATGTTCAAGCCCGACATG GAATCAGAGGAATTGTTCGAGACTGTCTCCCAAGCACTGCTATCATCAGTTGATCGAGACTGTTTGAGTGGATGGGGAGGACATGTCTATATTGT